One Maribacter cobaltidurans genomic window carries:
- a CDS encoding tetratricopeptide repeat protein, giving the protein MNKSSKIFVILFFSIQSFVFSQKQENDSIGDYFNRIEKLVSETKHQNKYQEINTLTALKDNAFGKKKADILLQLCHLYKYRNIEIAKNYNKEALAVSEELNYYNGIIKAKYNRAYLLFIQGDFNRSMEVIKSLEQEINYRKYPETYAEFETLKSDIHTEKGEYDIALETGLKLLDIAENTKNEFVLSKAHAALSHYYLRIENYQKALEHCLKGLDYIIKQKDTHYIFQKVDEIARMSAKLGNKEAALKAYDFYLKIEKELYSPGSYIQSVVYMNMADIYMSNGEFDKSQNYLDQALNMVKSNNYRFRLPRALMIQAELHLRTKDTTNAIQAYEKSIDAAENINAFDVIKSNSLILMDLYKRTNEPGKVDEYKTLYDAIRDSLFNNEKEQRIIILETRRKIKEANQREQALELKNVTQKSQLTAIITALASFLVIGLFIVIAYVKIKEKNKVIYRRTIEKLEAQLKRDDQSVQVKNKGSKVEDKTNTPLDNNIKDIILKRLKKLERENFFIDSHCNLHLLAEKLKTNPKYLSQVINIEMGSNFNNYINELRINYLLTRLLQDEEFRKSKLSYIASSVGYNNLNTFNAAFKKRQGILPSYFIKQLNEENN; this is encoded by the coding sequence TTGAACAAAAGCTCCAAAATATTCGTTATACTTTTTTTTTCTATTCAATCATTTGTTTTTTCCCAAAAACAAGAAAATGATAGTATAGGCGACTATTTTAATCGTATTGAAAAGTTAGTTTCAGAAACTAAGCACCAAAATAAATACCAGGAGATAAATACACTTACAGCCTTAAAGGACAATGCTTTTGGAAAGAAGAAAGCCGATATCCTTTTACAACTTTGCCATTTATACAAGTACAGGAACATAGAAATTGCAAAAAATTACAATAAAGAAGCATTGGCGGTTTCCGAAGAACTGAACTATTACAATGGCATTATCAAGGCCAAGTACAATAGGGCCTATTTACTTTTCATTCAGGGAGACTTCAATCGTTCCATGGAAGTTATAAAAAGCCTAGAACAAGAAATAAATTATAGAAAATATCCTGAAACCTATGCGGAATTTGAAACCTTAAAATCTGACATTCATACAGAAAAGGGAGAGTACGATATTGCCTTGGAAACGGGACTTAAACTTTTGGACATTGCAGAAAACACCAAGAACGAATTTGTTCTATCCAAAGCACATGCCGCTCTATCCCATTATTACCTTCGAATAGAGAATTACCAGAAAGCTCTGGAACATTGTTTAAAGGGGTTGGATTATATCATAAAACAAAAGGACACCCACTACATTTTTCAAAAAGTGGATGAAATAGCAAGGATGTCCGCTAAACTAGGAAATAAGGAAGCCGCTTTAAAAGCTTATGATTTTTATTTGAAGATCGAAAAAGAATTGTACTCACCAGGCAGCTATATCCAAAGTGTTGTTTATATGAACATGGCGGATATTTACATGTCTAATGGTGAATTCGATAAATCCCAGAATTATCTTGACCAAGCCTTGAATATGGTAAAAAGTAATAACTATAGATTTAGGCTGCCAAGGGCTCTCATGATTCAGGCAGAGCTTCATTTAAGGACCAAGGATACCACCAATGCCATACAGGCCTATGAAAAAAGTATCGACGCCGCTGAAAACATAAATGCTTTTGATGTCATAAAGTCCAATAGCCTTATTCTCATGGACCTTTATAAAAGGACGAATGAACCCGGAAAAGTGGATGAATACAAAACCTTATACGATGCCATAAGGGACTCCCTGTTCAACAATGAAAAGGAACAACGTATCATCATTCTTGAAACTAGAAGAAAAATCAAAGAGGCTAATCAAAGAGAGCAAGCCCTTGAATTGAAAAACGTTACTCAAAAATCACAATTAACTGCAATCATTACAGCTTTGGCATCTTTTCTGGTCATTGGATTGTTTATTGTAATAGCCTATGTCAAGATAAAGGAAAAGAACAAAGTCATCTATAGAAGAACCATTGAAAAACTAGAGGCACAGCTAAAGAGGGATGACCAAAGTGTTCAAGTCAAAAATAAAGGTTCTAAAGTAGAAGATAAAACCAATACCCCTCTTGACAATAATATAAAGGACATTATCCTAAAGCGATTAAAAAAACTAGAAAGAGAAAATTTCTTTATTGATTCCCATTGTAATCTTCATCTACTCGCGGAGAAACTTAAGACGAATCCTAAGTACCTATCCCAGGTTATCAATATTGAGATGGGTTCCAACTTTAACAACTACATAAATGAGTTGAGAATCAACTATTTATTAACCAGATTATTGCAGGATGAAGAATTCCGTAAAAGTAAGCTCAGTTACATTGCCTCATCGGTAGGCTACAACAATCTAAATACATTTAATGCAGCCTTTAAAAAAAGACAAGGAATTCTTCCTTCATACTTCATTAAGCAATTGAATGAAGAAAATAATTAA
- a CDS encoding RagB/SusD family nutrient uptake outer membrane protein: MKKIKLIFTALTGLLVLVTGCSDEFLTREPEGQFGQPSLLTPDGVEGILLGAYAMIDGSGLDGTNDWNVTVENWAFNIASDDALKGTDAGDQPEQSFIEAYDFQAFNGHITNRWRSLYKGIARANDAIVSANTVEELDDARRQQIIAEATFLRGVFHMEARKMWRMPKYVSDENFDINDVNSTLVPNDREIWPLIEADLEAAASVLPDTQGDVGRPTSWAAKAFLAKAKVYQGWNNDGSANISKLQEAKPILEDIINNGPFSLVENFEDNFLVATRNNSESIFEIQYAISSAADQASSRGMGLAHPYTDPWGCCGFYQVSQNLVNAYQTENGLPLLDNFDDTDVSSDTNPDGSSVVTTTLDPRLDHTVGRPGILYKGFKIYQTDFVRDLSYAGPFFSKKHVAEPEGFGIGGWGNLTANNYRYMRLSMIILWLAEVEVELGNLEEARALVNQIRARAANPVGFVPNAIQGASRNDFTVEEGVPAANYDIATYDTPWTDQDLARKAVRFETRLEFAMEGHRFWDLVRWGIAAETLNAYLASESQHRSYLNGRSFTEGRNEYFPIPSQAIDRSFLDGTATLTQDPAY, translated from the coding sequence ATGAAAAAGATAAAACTAATTTTCACAGCACTGACTGGTCTTCTGGTCCTGGTTACGGGCTGTAGTGATGAATTCTTAACAAGGGAACCTGAGGGGCAATTTGGTCAGCCAAGTCTTTTAACACCAGATGGCGTGGAAGGTATCTTACTGGGTGCCTATGCCATGATAGATGGTTCTGGACTTGATGGTACCAATGATTGGAATGTAACAGTAGAAAACTGGGCATTTAATATTGCTTCTGATGATGCCCTTAAAGGAACGGATGCAGGTGACCAACCTGAGCAGTCGTTTATAGAAGCCTATGATTTTCAAGCGTTTAATGGGCATATTACCAATAGGTGGCGGTCTTTGTACAAAGGTATTGCACGGGCAAATGATGCCATTGTTTCTGCCAATACTGTGGAGGAATTGGATGACGCAAGAAGACAACAAATAATAGCTGAAGCAACTTTTTTAAGAGGGGTGTTTCATATGGAAGCCCGTAAAATGTGGAGGATGCCAAAATATGTGAGTGACGAAAACTTTGACATCAATGATGTCAATAGTACATTGGTTCCAAATGATCGGGAGATTTGGCCATTGATTGAAGCTGATTTAGAAGCGGCGGCATCGGTATTGCCCGATACGCAAGGTGATGTAGGTAGACCAACGAGTTGGGCTGCCAAAGCATTTCTGGCGAAGGCCAAGGTTTATCAGGGATGGAACAATGATGGTTCGGCCAATATTTCAAAATTACAAGAGGCAAAACCAATATTAGAGGATATTATAAACAATGGTCCTTTTAGTCTGGTGGAAAATTTCGAGGACAACTTCCTAGTGGCTACTCGAAATAATTCAGAATCCATTTTTGAAATTCAGTATGCTATTAGTAGTGCCGCGGATCAAGCTTCTTCAAGAGGTATGGGATTGGCCCATCCATATACCGATCCTTGGGGCTGTTGTGGGTTTTATCAAGTTTCCCAAAACTTGGTAAATGCCTATCAAACGGAAAATGGATTACCGTTGTTAGATAACTTTGATGACACCGATGTTTCTTCAGATACGAATCCAGATGGATCTTCTGTAGTAACCACTACTCTGGATCCACGATTAGACCATACCGTAGGTAGACCTGGAATTTTATACAAAGGTTTTAAAATCTATCAAACTGATTTCGTGAGGGATCTGTCCTATGCCGGTCCTTTTTTCTCCAAAAAGCATGTAGCGGAACCAGAAGGCTTTGGAATTGGTGGATGGGGTAACCTAACTGCTAATAATTATCGCTACATGAGATTGAGTATGATAATTTTATGGTTAGCAGAAGTGGAAGTGGAACTTGGAAATTTGGAAGAAGCTAGGGCATTGGTGAACCAAATTAGGGCAAGAGCAGCCAATCCAGTTGGATTTGTGCCAAATGCTATTCAGGGTGCTAGCAGGAATGATTTTACTGTTGAAGAAGGAGTTCCTGCTGCCAATTATGACATTGCTACCTATGATACCCCGTGGACAGATCAGGACTTAGCCAGAAAAGCGGTACGTTTTGAAACTCGATTGGAGTTCGCCATGGAAGGTCATCGTTTTTGGGATTTGGTTAGATGGGGAATAGCTGCCGAAACGTTAAATGCATATCTAGCAAGTGAGTCTCAGCATAGAAGTTATTTAAATGGAAGATCCTTTACTGAGGGAAGAAATGAATACTTCCCAATTCCCTCACAAGCAATTGACCGCTCCTTCCTTGATGGAACGGCGACTTTAACACAAGATCCTGCTTATTAA